One region of Blattabacterium cuenoti genomic DNA includes:
- the fmt gene encoding methionyl-tRNA formyltransferase, which translates to MKKFPKIVFIGSNHFSLYTLKKLCIKQYNIVGIITSPDNFFFKNQGKKAFTPVKIYALENNIPFLQPKNLLNYTFLENLKIWNADIQIVVSFRILPKKVWNLPKMGSFNLHASLLPQYRGAAPINWVIINGENKTGLTTFFIEEKIDSGKILLQKEIKIGKEETAGELEKKLKIMGSSMVIQTLEKIVKNKIKPISQKNVNSFLLKDAPKISTNDCRIQWENPSIESIYNKIRGLSPHPTAWTLLFFNKNKFVRFKIFLVKKIREIHIFPIGSIFILSSCEMKISVKEGFISIIEGQIEGKKRMHIQNLINGLKIRENLFVL; encoded by the coding sequence ATGAAAAAGTTTCCAAAAATTGTATTTATAGGTTCAAATCATTTTTCTCTTTATACTTTAAAAAAATTATGTATCAAACAATACAACATTGTAGGAATCATAACAAGTCCTGATAATTTTTTTTTTAAGAATCAAGGAAAAAAAGCATTTACTCCTGTAAAAATATACGCATTAGAAAATAATATTCCCTTTTTACAACCTAAAAATCTTTTAAATTATACTTTTTTAGAAAATCTAAAAATATGGAATGCAGACATACAAATTGTTGTTTCTTTTAGAATTTTACCTAAAAAAGTATGGAATTTACCTAAAATGGGTTCTTTTAATTTACATGCATCTCTTCTCCCACAATATAGAGGAGCTGCTCCTATTAATTGGGTAATTATTAATGGAGAAAATAAAACTGGATTAACTACTTTTTTTATAGAAGAAAAAATAGATTCTGGAAAAATTCTTTTACAAAAAGAAATTAAAATAGGAAAAGAAGAAACTGCAGGAGAATTGGAAAAAAAATTAAAAATAATGGGTAGTTCTATGGTTATTCAAACTTTAGAAAAAATCGTGAAAAATAAAATAAAACCTATTTCTCAAAAAAATGTTAATTCTTTTTTATTAAAAGATGCTCCAAAAATATCTACTAATGATTGCAGAATACAATGGGAAAATCCTTCTATAGAATCTATTTACAACAAAATAAGAGGATTAAGTCCTCATCCTACTGCATGGACGTTATTATTTTTTAATAAAAATAAATTTGTCAGATTTAAAATATTCCTTGTTAAAAAAATACGAGAAATACATATCTTTCCAATTGGTTCGATATTCATTTTATCATCTTGTGAAATGAAAATTTCCGTAAAAGAAGGTTTTATATCTATTATTGAAGGACAAATAGAGGGAAAAAAAAGAATGCATATTCAAAATTTAATTAATGGATTGAAAATAAGAGAAAATCTTTTTGTTCTATAA
- a CDS encoding HU family DNA-binding protein, giving the protein MNKTELVNSIAEKTGITKIKAKNVTDAFIETVVESLRKGDKVTLVGFGTFSVVERHPRNGVNPRTGKKIHIPGKKVAKFKIGAELTKL; this is encoded by the coding sequence ATGAACAAAACAGAATTGGTTAATTCAATAGCTGAAAAAACTGGAATAACAAAAATAAAAGCTAAAAACGTTACAGATGCATTTATTGAAACAGTGGTTGAATCTTTAAGAAAAGGAGATAAGGTAACTTTGGTCGGATTTGGAACTTTTTCTGTGGTAGAAAGACATCCTAGAAATGGGGTCAACCCTAGGACAGGAAAAAAAATACATATTCCAGGAAAAAAAGTAGCTAAATTTAAAATAGGTGCAGAACTAAC